In the genome of Streptococcus mitis, one region contains:
- a CDS encoding PTS ascorbate transporter subunit IIB (phosphoenolpyruvate-dependent sugar phosphotransferase system; functions with enzymes IIC (sgaT; ulaA) and IIA (sgaA; ulaC) enzyme I and HPr for anaerobic utilization and uptake of L-ascorbate; sgaTBA are regulated by yifQ as well as Crp and Fnr; IIB is phosphorylated by IIA and then transfers the phosphoryl group to the sugar; IIC forms the translocation channel) — protein MVKVLAACGNGMGSSMVIKMKVENALRKLNQTDFTVNSCSVGEAKGLAAGYDIVIASLHLIQELEGRTNGKLIGLDNLMDDKEITEKLSQALQ, from the coding sequence ATGGTTAAAGTATTAGCAGCGTGCGGAAATGGAATGGGTTCATCAATGGTTATCAAGATGAAGGTCGAAAATGCTCTCCGTAAGCTTAATCAAACAGATTTTACAGTCAATTCATGCAGTGTCGGTGAAGCTAAAGGTTTAGCAGCAGGATATGACATCGTAATCGCTTCTCTTCATTTGATTCAAGAATTGGAAGGGCGAACTAATGGGAAGTTAATTGGGCTTGACAACTTGATGGATGATAAAGAAATCACTGAAAAACTCAGTCAAGCACTACAGTAA